One genomic segment of Cellulophaga sp. HaHaR_3_176 includes these proteins:
- a CDS encoding prolyl oligopeptidase family protein → MKKITLIALATITFGSSQTNQKKEKIIVNYPTTQKVNTVDTYFGTEVKDPFRWLEDDRSKETEDWVTAQNKTTFGYLDHIPYRADLKKRLEKLWNYEKLGSPFKEGDYTYFYKNDGLQNQYVVYRKKDDGEAEVFLDPNSFSEDGTTSLASLNFSKDGSIAAYSISEGGSDWRKVIVMDAAKKEIIEDTLVDVKFSGISWRNNDGFYYSSYDKPKGSELSAKTDQHKLYYHKLGTSQKNDELVYGGGASEKHRYISGSVSEDGNYLFIYPRVSTSGSKLLMRDLRDPNSLFVSILNHTNTDSYIVENVGSKLFIMTNMNAPNQKIVTVDASNPAPENWIDFIPETENVLSINTGGEYFFAEYMVDAISKVYQYNYEGKLIREVQLPGIGSASGFGGKKEDKEFYFSFTNYNTPGSSFKYNVETGKYEQYWKPNIDFNPADFESKQVFYTSKDDTKVPMIITYKKGIELNGKNPTILYGYGGFNVSLTPSFSIANAIWMEQGGVYAVPNLRGGGEYGKKWHDAGTKTQKQNVFDDFIAAAEYLIKENYTSSDYLAIRGGSNGGLLVGATMTQRPELMKVALPAVGVLDMLRYHTFTAGAGWAYDYGTSEESKEMFDYLKAYSPVHNVKENTQYPATLITTGDHDDRVVPAHSFKFAAALQEKQTGDNPTLIRIETNAGHGAGTPVSKIIEQYADIFGFTLYNMGFDKLPNQAVLKEFEE, encoded by the coding sequence ATGAAAAAAATAACATTAATTGCCCTTGCAACAATTACTTTCGGAAGTTCTCAAACAAATCAAAAAAAAGAAAAAATTATAGTGAATTACCCTACGACACAAAAAGTTAACACTGTTGACACTTATTTTGGAACCGAAGTTAAAGACCCTTTTCGCTGGTTAGAAGATGATAGAAGTAAAGAAACTGAAGATTGGGTAACAGCTCAAAACAAAACCACTTTCGGGTATTTAGATCACATTCCTTATAGAGCTGATTTAAAAAAGAGACTTGAGAAACTATGGAATTATGAAAAACTAGGTTCTCCATTTAAAGAAGGTGATTACACCTATTTTTATAAAAATGATGGTCTTCAAAATCAATATGTAGTTTACAGAAAAAAAGACGATGGTGAAGCAGAGGTATTCTTAGATCCAAACTCTTTTTCTGAAGACGGAACAACTTCATTAGCTAGTTTAAACTTTTCTAAAGATGGTTCTATTGCCGCTTATTCAATTTCTGAAGGTGGTAGCGATTGGAGAAAAGTTATTGTTATGGACGCTGCAAAAAAAGAAATTATCGAAGACACGCTTGTCGATGTAAAATTTAGTGGTATATCTTGGAGAAATAATGATGGATTTTATTACTCAAGCTACGACAAACCAAAAGGTAGTGAGCTTTCAGCAAAAACAGATCAACATAAGTTATATTACCACAAATTAGGTACGTCACAAAAAAATGACGAATTAGTTTATGGAGGTGGTGCTTCAGAAAAACACCGCTACATAAGTGGTTCTGTATCTGAAGATGGTAATTATTTATTTATATACCCTAGAGTTTCTACCTCTGGAAGCAAGCTTTTAATGAGAGATTTAAGAGACCCTAATTCTCTTTTTGTTTCTATTTTAAATCATACAAATACAGACAGTTATATCGTAGAAAATGTTGGTTCAAAATTATTTATAATGACGAACATGAATGCTCCAAACCAAAAAATAGTTACTGTTGACGCATCTAATCCAGCTCCTGAAAATTGGATAGACTTTATTCCTGAAACTGAAAATGTACTATCGATAAATACAGGTGGTGAGTATTTTTTTGCAGAATATATGGTTGACGCTATATCAAAAGTATATCAATATAATTACGAAGGAAAATTAATAAGAGAAGTACAATTACCTGGTATTGGCTCTGCTAGTGGTTTTGGTGGAAAAAAAGAGGATAAAGAATTCTATTTTTCATTTACAAATTATAATACCCCAGGCTCATCATTCAAATACAATGTAGAAACTGGCAAGTATGAACAATATTGGAAACCTAATATTGATTTCAATCCAGCGGATTTTGAATCTAAACAAGTATTTTACACTTCAAAAGATGATACAAAAGTTCCTATGATTATCACTTACAAAAAAGGAATTGAACTAAATGGCAAAAACCCAACCATATTATATGGTTATGGTGGTTTTAATGTAAGCCTAACACCTTCTTTTAGTATTGCAAATGCTATTTGGATGGAGCAAGGTGGTGTTTACGCTGTACCAAACCTTCGTGGTGGTGGAGAATATGGTAAAAAATGGCATGATGCAGGTACTAAAACTCAAAAACAAAATGTTTTTGATGATTTTATAGCTGCTGCTGAATATCTAATAAAAGAAAACTACACCTCGTCTGATTATTTAGCAATAAGAGGTGGCTCTAATGGAGGTTTACTAGTTGGCGCAACAATGACCCAAAGGCCTGAGTTAATGAAAGTAGCCTTGCCTGCGGTTGGTGTTTTAGACATGCTACGTTACCATACGTTTACTGCTGGTGCTGGTTGGGCATATGATTATGGTACTTCTGAAGAAAGTAAAGAAATGTTTGATTATTTAAAAGCATACTCACCCGTACATAATGTAAAAGAAAACACCCAATACCCTGCAACCTTAATAACAACAGGTGACCATGACGATAGAGTTGTACCTGCTCATAGTTTTAAATTTGCCGCTGCATTGCAAGAAAAACAAACAGGAGACAACCCAACACTAATACGTATTGAAACAAATGCAGGCCATGGTGCTGGTACTCCTGTTAGTAAAATTATTGAGCAATATGCTGATATTTTTGGTTTTACGCTATATAATATGGGATTTGATAAACTACCAAACCAAGCTGTATTAAAAGAGTTTGAAGAGTAA
- a CDS encoding ABC transporter ATP-binding protein, which translates to MLQVSNLSFSYGKKAVLQNIKITAAKGAHISIIGESGCGKSTLLKLIYGILQPNEGTIFWGENQILGPDFNLVPGEKFMKYLSQDFDLMPFITVEENVSQFLSVFYPDELNERTQELLEMIEMTDFAKTKVQFLSGGQQQRVALARVLAQKPEILLLDEPFSHIDNSRKNSLRRNLFNYLKEEDITCIVASHDTNDILGFADEIIVIKDHTIFAKNTPETLYNFPKNKYIASLFGEVNLIPMSILKPYAHLDKSILIYPNEMHIAEKKGLKVTVKSIYFKGAHYLNEAEHVDGYPILFNSSKKMNIGAVVFLNIALETINNRIKD; encoded by the coding sequence ATGCTACAAGTTTCAAATCTTTCTTTTTCATATGGTAAGAAAGCTGTTCTTCAAAATATAAAAATAACAGCGGCTAAAGGAGCACATATTTCTATAATTGGCGAAAGTGGCTGTGGTAAAAGCACCTTATTGAAATTAATATATGGTATTCTTCAACCTAATGAAGGAACAATATTTTGGGGTGAGAATCAAATTTTAGGACCTGATTTTAATTTAGTTCCTGGCGAAAAATTCATGAAATATCTTTCGCAAGATTTTGATTTGATGCCATTTATTACCGTTGAAGAAAACGTAAGTCAATTTTTATCTGTTTTTTATCCTGATGAGTTAAATGAAAGAACTCAGGAGCTTTTAGAAATGATTGAAATGACCGATTTCGCAAAAACTAAAGTTCAGTTTTTAAGTGGTGGTCAACAACAAAGAGTTGCTTTAGCAAGAGTACTCGCTCAAAAACCTGAAATTTTATTATTAGATGAGCCTTTTAGTCATATCGATAATTCTAGAAAAAATAGCCTGCGTAGAAATTTATTTAACTATTTAAAAGAAGAAGATATTACATGTATTGTAGCTTCACATGACACCAATGATATTTTAGGTTTTGCTGATGAAATAATTGTAATAAAAGATCATACAATTTTTGCTAAAAACACACCTGAAACCCTTTACAATTTTCCTAAAAATAAATATATTGCCTCTTTATTTGGTGAGGTTAACTTAATACCAATGTCTATTTTAAAGCCATATGCTCACTTAGATAAATCTATTTTAATTTATCCTAATGAGATGCATATTGCAGAAAAAAAAGGACTTAAAGTAACTGTAAAAAGCATTTACTTTAAAGGCGCTCATTATTTAAATGAAGCAGAGCATGTTGATGGCTATCCGATTTTATTTAATTCATCTAAAAAAATGAATATTGGTGCTGTTGTTTTCTTAAATATCGCCTTAGAAACTATAAACAATAGAATAAAAGACTGA
- the arfB gene encoding alternative ribosome rescue aminoacyl-tRNA hydrolase ArfB: MNKETIVQELQFKAVKSSGAGGQHVNKVSTKIELVFDVPNSKALSDVEKDKIYLKISNRLTKDNILQLQCDESRSQHKNKDLAIKRFLELIITALKAPKKRRKTKPSKSSIEKRLKSKKKAAEKKVNRSKPSW; this comes from the coding sequence TTGAACAAAGAAACCATCGTACAAGAATTACAATTTAAGGCTGTTAAAAGTAGTGGTGCTGGTGGGCAGCATGTAAATAAGGTTTCTACAAAAATTGAACTTGTATTTGATGTTCCTAACTCAAAAGCATTATCTGATGTTGAAAAAGATAAGATATACCTAAAAATTAGCAATAGACTTACTAAGGACAATATTTTGCAATTGCAATGCGACGAAAGTAGAAGTCAGCATAAAAACAAAGATTTAGCAATTAAGCGCTTTTTAGAGCTTATTATAACCGCTTTAAAAGCACCTAAAAAGAGACGAAAAACTAAACCTTCAAAATCTTCAATTGAAAAAAGGTTAAAGTCAAAAAAGAAAGCTGCAGAAAAAAAAGTAAACAGAAGTAAGCCTAGCTGGTAA
- a CDS encoding DUF3124 domain-containing protein: MKKISVFLLLSLIFAFTSCDDKKEISSVSPINWESRTLTNSLSDSLVSGNTYLSIYSQIYSLSEHLTHDLTATVSIRNTNRKDSIYITNASYFNTEGHLIRNYIKKPIYLKPLETVSIVIDEKDKEGGTGANFIFDWKIKPKTHKPFFEGIMISTSGQQGLSFTTEGKNYEN, from the coding sequence ATGAAAAAAATTAGCGTATTTCTTTTACTGAGCTTAATATTTGCTTTTACATCTTGCGATGATAAAAAAGAAATAAGCTCTGTAAGCCCTATTAATTGGGAAAGTAGAACTCTTACAAATAGCTTATCAGATTCTTTAGTTAGTGGCAACACATACTTATCTATCTATTCTCAAATTTATAGCCTGTCTGAGCATCTAACACATGACCTTACCGCAACTGTAAGCATTAGAAATACAAACAGAAAAGATTCTATTTATATTACAAATGCCTCTTATTTTAATACTGAAGGGCATTTAATTAGAAACTACATTAAAAAACCAATCTACTTAAAGCCTTTAGAGACAGTTTCAATTGTTATTGATGAAAAAGATAAAGAGGGCGGAACTGGTGCTAATTTTATTTTTGATTGGAAAATTAAACCGAAAACTCATAAACCTTTTTTTGAAGGAATAATGATTTCTACTTCTGGTCAACAAGGTTTATCTTTTACAACTGAAGGTAAAAATTATGAGAATTAA
- a CDS encoding FKBP-type peptidyl-prolyl cis-trans isomerase, whose protein sequence is MKNALLMVLAFVVFSSCSNDKKSESISVDTPEQNEADIVAYIAANDLDAIRSESGLYYVIDELGEGTQPNASSDVTVAYKGYFLDGSVFDQSDASGLTFPLSGVIAGWTEGIAYFKEGGSGMLLIPAQLGYGTSGRGSIPGGSVLLFDINLIEVK, encoded by the coding sequence ATGAAGAATGCCCTATTGATGGTATTAGCTTTTGTAGTTTTCTCTTCTTGTAGTAATGACAAAAAGAGTGAAAGCATTAGTGTTGATACTCCTGAACAGAACGAAGCAGATATAGTTGCTTATATTGCTGCTAATGATTTAGATGCAATAAGAAGTGAAAGTGGATTATACTATGTAATCGACGAATTAGGAGAGGGTACACAACCTAATGCTAGTTCTGATGTTACTGTTGCTTACAAAGGCTACTTTTTAGATGGTAGTGTTTTCGATCAAAGCGATGCAAGTGGACTTACATTTCCACTTAGTGGAGTTATAGCTGGCTGGACAGAAGGTATTGCTTATTTTAAAGAAGGAGGTAGTGGTATGTTATTAATACCTGCTCAACTAGGTTATGGCACCTCTGGAAGAGGATCTATACCTGGCGGTTCAGTTCTACTTTTTGATATTAACCTTATTGAGGTAAAATAA
- a CDS encoding 3-oxoacyl-ACP synthase, translating to MDTENIKKELFDFCKNFAIHRVERISKGIKELNDALLSETKSSAGDKHETGRAMTQLEIEKAGTQLADAEKMLKAIKLVNIETHSNTVGSGNLVKTSMANYFVAISAGQFKKDGLEVYCISKETPIGRLLQGKENGSTVSFNGNAIKIEEIL from the coding sequence ATGGATACAGAAAATATAAAAAAGGAGTTGTTTGATTTTTGTAAAAATTTTGCAATACATCGAGTAGAGCGTATTAGTAAAGGAATTAAAGAACTGAATGATGCATTACTAAGCGAAACAAAAAGTAGTGCAGGTGATAAGCATGAGACAGGTAGAGCGATGACGCAATTAGAAATCGAAAAAGCAGGGACGCAATTAGCAGATGCGGAAAAGATGTTGAAAGCTATAAAGCTTGTGAATATTGAAACCCATTCGAATACTGTTGGGTCAGGTAATTTAGTAAAAACTTCAATGGCAAATTACTTTGTAGCAATTTCTGCTGGCCAATTTAAAAAAGATGGTTTGGAGGTGTATTGTATTTCTAAAGAAACCCCAATTGGAAGACTTTTACAAGGAAAAGAAAATGGATCTACAGTAAGTTTTAATGGTAATGCTATAAAAATTGAAGAAATTCTCTAA
- a CDS encoding FAD-binding oxidoreductase: MNLSYWEYKTWLSNIDYTIVGSGIVGLNCALQLREKYPKAKILILEKGFLPQGASTKNAGFACFGSISEVLSDLESHSEQEVVELVQQRWNGIQLLRKNLGDSYIDYQNHGGHEVFTNQQGALYETCLTKLNMVNTLLKPVFKDQPFFKTSNKFNFKNTQENYITNRFESQIDTGKMISRLLHIVQQKGISILNSITVEKYTEQADSVIVKTNHFEFATRKLILTTNGFASEFIKEDIKPARAQVLITKPIKNLQVKGTFHLDEGYYYFRNIEDRVLFGGGRNLDFKTEETTFFGETSVVQNKLEQLLKDVILPDVFFEVELRWSGIMGMGKQKKPIVKQLSNHIYCGVRLGGMGIAIGSTIGKDVADLF; encoded by the coding sequence ATGAATTTAAGTTATTGGGAATATAAAACATGGTTGTCAAATATTGACTATACTATTGTTGGTAGTGGTATAGTAGGGCTTAATTGTGCTTTGCAATTGCGCGAAAAATATCCAAAAGCAAAAATACTTATTTTAGAAAAAGGCTTTTTACCTCAAGGGGCGAGCACAAAAAATGCAGGTTTTGCCTGTTTTGGAAGCATTTCAGAAGTTTTATCAGATTTAGAGTCACATTCTGAGCAAGAAGTTGTCGAGTTAGTTCAGCAGCGTTGGAATGGTATTCAGTTGTTGCGTAAAAATTTAGGCGATTCTTATATTGATTATCAAAATCATGGTGGTCATGAAGTTTTTACAAATCAACAAGGGGCTTTGTATGAAACATGTCTTACTAAATTGAATATGGTAAATACTCTTTTAAAGCCAGTGTTTAAGGATCAGCCATTTTTTAAAACATCGAATAAATTCAATTTTAAAAACACACAAGAAAATTATATAACAAACCGTTTTGAATCGCAAATTGATACTGGTAAAATGATATCGAGATTGTTGCATATTGTGCAGCAAAAAGGAATATCAATTTTAAATTCTATCACAGTAGAAAAGTATACGGAACAGGCTGATAGTGTTATTGTAAAAACAAATCATTTTGAGTTTGCGACCAGAAAGTTAATATTAACTACAAATGGTTTTGCATCTGAATTTATAAAAGAAGATATAAAACCGGCACGTGCTCAAGTTTTAATCACAAAACCTATTAAAAACTTACAAGTTAAGGGCACTTTTCATTTAGATGAAGGTTATTATTATTTTAGAAACATAGAGGATAGGGTGCTTTTTGGAGGTGGAAGAAATTTAGATTTTAAAACAGAAGAGACAACTTTTTTTGGAGAAACAAGTGTTGTTCAAAATAAATTAGAACAACTTTTAAAAGATGTAATTTTGCCAGATGTTTTTTTTGAGGTTGAACTCCGATGGAGTGGAATAATGGGCATGGGAAAACAAAAAAAGCCTATTGTTAAACAACTTTCGAACCATATATATTGTGGTGTTAGACTTGGAGGGATGGGTATTGCAATAGGTAGTACAATTGGTAAAGATGTAGCAGATTTATTTTAG
- a CDS encoding DUF1573 domain-containing protein encodes MKKVLLFASLCLATITASAQDLITKIPSSASAVISIKGKNITDLVSVSEFENSKFGKLLVKELSRETDGKISNLEDFGINLKQNFYYFLDAKDGIFNHNFLIPLNNKEGFESMFSESELNKTVKENGYSYKLDEYSSVVVMWNDNMILMTVSQDENDYYDYDYSYDDDVIYDVEEVIEAADAVGGYPIMTFEELEHDFGTIKKGTPQETIFKFTNTGDAPLLITDAKSSCGCTVPERPEAPIAPGETGELVVKFNGSGYNAIVKTITVTANTEETTQKLKIKAYVVETDDELTESIYATATEVEETVIETTESVYDDNSYYNDYNDSDYYKNQEKERKLREEKRQARKKEGLESILEKAKNIFAGTHSNDNILKNKNYVKSIAGGDDEATLWVDDFGAIYADALSELMSGSMGSSYGMFDFNRMYGGMGLTAKLNFEDNNASLKTLYTMNDNMAEYNREMYNGKMNKDFFKYFNEDQIQGYFSVNASTEGILKSYPKMVESMFAGIEKEHMEDLVPIGTRLFSILLDEEAIADMVRGDMLFVMTGIEQKEVTYTTYEYDENYESKEVTKTKDETIPTFLFMITSEEREIFKRLLNIGIKEGEVGLEEGVYFAQIPDVPFELSMIFKDDVIIIGNSYKELLAIQKGVNTANVSGKHKKLISQSATSIYVNGKQVINSIPEGLVPSSYQNKVNYVSENVEDVVFRVGKMKGNVMEGEMILNTPEGKGHKNSLAYFLNVIDALVD; translated from the coding sequence ATGAAAAAAGTACTTCTTTTTGCCAGCCTTTGCTTAGCAACCATAACGGCTTCTGCTCAAGATTTAATTACTAAAATTCCGAGTAGTGCTAGTGCGGTAATTTCAATTAAAGGAAAAAATATTACAGATTTAGTTTCTGTTTCAGAATTTGAAAATTCTAAATTCGGGAAACTTTTGGTAAAAGAACTTAGTAGAGAAACTGATGGAAAAATATCTAATTTAGAGGATTTCGGAATCAACTTAAAACAAAATTTCTACTACTTTTTAGATGCTAAAGACGGTATCTTTAATCATAATTTTCTGATTCCTTTAAATAATAAAGAAGGATTTGAAAGTATGTTTTCAGAAAGCGAATTAAATAAAACTGTAAAAGAAAATGGATATTCATACAAGCTTGATGAATACTCATCAGTAGTAGTTATGTGGAATGACAACATGATTCTTATGACTGTATCTCAGGATGAGAATGATTATTACGATTATGATTATTCATATGATGATGACGTAATTTATGATGTTGAGGAGGTAATAGAAGCTGCAGATGCGGTAGGAGGTTATCCAATTATGACTTTTGAAGAATTAGAGCATGATTTTGGTACAATTAAAAAAGGGACACCTCAAGAAACAATTTTTAAATTTACAAATACAGGTGATGCTCCTTTATTAATTACCGATGCTAAAAGCTCTTGTGGCTGTACAGTTCCTGAAAGACCAGAAGCACCGATTGCACCAGGTGAAACGGGAGAATTAGTTGTTAAATTTAATGGCTCAGGCTATAATGCGATAGTTAAAACAATAACAGTAACAGCAAATACGGAAGAGACTACACAGAAGTTGAAAATTAAAGCTTATGTAGTAGAGACTGATGATGAATTAACCGAATCAATATATGCAACAGCAACAGAGGTTGAAGAAACAGTAATTGAAACTACAGAATCTGTTTATGATGATAATAGTTATTACAATGATTATAATGATAGTGACTATTACAAAAATCAAGAAAAAGAAAGAAAGCTGAGAGAAGAGAAAAGACAAGCTCGTAAAAAAGAAGGACTTGAATCTATTTTAGAAAAGGCAAAAAATATTTTTGCTGGTACACATTCGAATGATAATATTCTTAAAAATAAAAATTATGTAAAAAGTATAGCTGGCGGCGATGATGAAGCTACGCTTTGGGTAGACGATTTTGGGGCTATTTATGCAGATGCTTTATCTGAATTAATGTCAGGTAGTATGGGGAGTTCATACGGTATGTTTGACTTTAATAGAATGTACGGTGGTATGGGCTTAACAGCTAAGTTAAACTTTGAAGATAATAACGCAAGTTTAAAAACGCTTTATACCATGAATGATAATATGGCAGAATATAATCGTGAGATGTATAATGGTAAAATGAATAAAGATTTTTTTAAGTACTTTAATGAAGATCAAATTCAAGGATATTTTTCAGTAAATGCTAGTACAGAAGGTATTTTAAAATCATACCCTAAAATGGTAGAATCAATGTTTGCAGGTATTGAAAAAGAGCATATGGAAGATCTTGTGCCAATAGGCACTCGTTTGTTTTCTATTCTTCTAGATGAAGAAGCAATTGCAGATATGGTTAGAGGTGATATGCTTTTTGTGATGACAGGTATTGAACAAAAAGAAGTTACTTATACGACATATGAATATGATGAAAATTACGAAAGTAAAGAAGTAACAAAAACAAAAGATGAAACTATACCAACATTCTTATTTATGATAACTTCAGAAGAGAGAGAAATCTTCAAAAGATTATTAAATATTGGAATTAAAGAAGGAGAAGTAGGCCTTGAAGAAGGTGTTTATTTTGCGCAAATACCAGATGTTCCTTTTGAATTGAGTATGATTTTTAAAGACGATGTAATAATTATAGGTAATTCGTATAAAGAATTGTTGGCAATACAAAAAGGAGTAAATACAGCTAATGTTTCAGGTAAACATAAAAAATTGATTTCTCAGAGTGCGACAAGTATTTATGTTAATGGAAAACAAGTAATAAATTCAATACCAGAAGGTCTTGTACCTAGTTCTTACCAAAACAAAGTAAATTATGTATCTGAAAATGTAGAAGATGTTGTTTTCAGAGTTGGTAAAATGAAGGGTAATGTTATGGAGGGAGAAATGATTTTAAACACTCCAGAAGGGAAAGGGCACAAAAATAGTTTAGCTTATTTCTTAAATGTAATTGATGCTTTAGTAGATTAA
- the accC gene encoding acetyl-CoA carboxylase biotin carboxylase subunit produces MFKKILIANRGEIALRIIRTCKEMGIKTVAVYSKADEESLHVRFADEAVCIGPAPSSESYLKIPNIIAAAEITNADAIHPGYGFLSENSKFSRICAEHDIKFIGASGDQIDKMGDKATAKETMKKAGVPCVPGSEGLLKDVEDAKKIAKKMGYPVMVKATAGGGGKGMRAVWSEDKMEDLYNSAVQEATAAFGNGGMYMEKLIEEPRHIEIQIVGDQYGKACHLSERDCSVQRRHQKLTEETPSPFMTDKLREDMGAAAVKAAEYIKYEGAGTIEFLVDKHRNFYFMEMNTRIQVEHPITEQVIDYDLIREQILVAGGVPISGKNYLPKLHSIECRINAEDPYHDFRPSPGKITTLHTPGGHGIRLDTHVYSGYTIPSNYDSMIAKLITTAQTREEAINKMKRALDEFVIEGVKTTIPFHRQLMDHPDYLAGNYTTKFMEDFVMDPPPTE; encoded by the coding sequence ATGTTCAAGAAAATATTAATTGCAAATAGAGGCGAAATTGCTTTGCGAATTATTAGAACTTGCAAGGAAATGGGAATTAAAACAGTTGCTGTTTATTCCAAAGCTGATGAAGAGAGTTTACATGTTAGATTTGCAGATGAAGCGGTGTGTATTGGACCTGCTCCGAGTAGTGAATCTTACTTAAAAATTCCTAATATAATCGCTGCTGCAGAAATTACTAATGCAGATGCTATACACCCTGGATATGGATTTTTGTCTGAAAATTCTAAATTTTCTAGAATTTGTGCAGAACACGATATCAAATTTATTGGTGCCTCTGGTGACCAAATAGATAAAATGGGAGATAAGGCTACAGCTAAAGAAACTATGAAAAAAGCAGGTGTACCATGTGTTCCTGGTTCTGAAGGTTTATTAAAAGATGTAGAAGACGCTAAGAAGATTGCTAAAAAAATGGGGTATCCTGTTATGGTAAAAGCAACTGCTGGTGGTGGCGGTAAAGGTATGCGTGCTGTTTGGAGTGAAGACAAAATGGAAGACCTTTACAACAGTGCTGTACAAGAGGCGACTGCTGCTTTTGGTAATGGTGGTATGTATATGGAAAAGCTTATTGAAGAGCCTCGCCATATTGAAATACAAATTGTAGGTGACCAATATGGTAAAGCCTGTCATTTATCAGAAAGAGACTGCTCTGTTCAGCGTCGTCATCAAAAACTTACTGAAGAAACTCCATCTCCTTTCATGACCGATAAACTTCGAGAAGATATGGGAGCTGCTGCCGTAAAAGCTGCAGAATATATAAAATATGAAGGTGCAGGTACTATCGAGTTTTTGGTAGATAAACACCGTAACTTCTACTTTATGGAGATGAATACTCGTATTCAAGTAGAGCACCCTATTACAGAGCAAGTAATAGATTATGATCTTATTAGAGAACAAATTTTAGTTGCAGGTGGTGTTCCAATTTCTGGAAAAAACTACTTACCAAAATTACACTCTATTGAATGTAGAATTAATGCAGAAGATCCTTATCACGATTTTCGTCCTTCACCAGGTAAAATAACAACGTTACATACACCAGGCGGACACGGTATAAGATTAGATACACACGTATATAGTGGTTACACAATTCCATCTAATTACGATTCAATGATTGCTAAGTTAATAACAACTGCTCAGACAAGAGAAGAGGCAATTAATAAAATGAAGCGTGCTTTAGATGAGTTTGTAATTGAAGGAGTAAAAACAACAATTCCTTTTCATAGGCAATTGATGGATCATCCTGATTATTTAGCTGGTAATTATACCACTAAATTTATGGAAGATTTTGTAATGGATCCTCCACCAACAGAATAA
- the accB gene encoding acetyl-CoA carboxylase biotin carboxyl carrier protein, whose product MDIKEIQSLIKFVAKSGASEVKLEMKDLKITIRTGAIGSSSEGTTYVQQLPMHNPMMQQVAAPAANEGASSVEIAAKAEQDEDAKYITIKSPIIGTFYRKPSPDKPVFVEVGSTIGKGDVLCVIEAMKLFNDIESEVSGKIVKVLVDDSSPVEFDQPLFLVDPS is encoded by the coding sequence ATGGATATTAAAGAAATTCAAAGCTTGATTAAATTTGTAGCTAAATCAGGTGCAAGCGAAGTTAAATTAGAGATGAAAGATCTCAAAATAACTATTCGTACTGGAGCTATAGGTTCTTCTTCAGAAGGGACTACATATGTGCAACAATTACCGATGCACAACCCAATGATGCAACAAGTAGCTGCGCCAGCTGCTAATGAAGGAGCTTCTTCTGTTGAAATAGCAGCAAAAGCTGAGCAAGATGAAGATGCTAAATATATAACAATCAAATCTCCAATTATTGGAACTTTTTATAGAAAACCATCACCAGATAAGCCTGTGTTTGTTGAAGTAGGTAGTACTATTGGTAAAGGTGATGTTTTATGTGTTATTGAAGCAATGAAACTTTTTAATGATATTGAATCAGAGGTTTCTGGTAAAATAGTAAAAGTATTAGTTGACGATTCATCACCAGTAGAATTTGATCAACCATTATTTTTAGTAGACCCATCATAA